The proteins below are encoded in one region of Micromonospora yangpuensis:
- a CDS encoding THUMP-like domain-containing protein, whose translation MDLEQLAALRTPEGSAALATAARLAGGDPLRAAGALRATGVPAGLAAAALTQAELRRRAVGKFGPVAAGMFFTRAGLEQATRSVVARRRAERLRAVGVDTLADLGCGLGADALAAARAGIRVYGVEADPLTAALAAANAEAAGLADLFTVTCGDATAFDVSGVDAVFCDPARRRAGTGRRIFDPNSYSPPWDFVTGLAHRVPNTVVKVAPGLDHALIPADAEAEWVSVDGDLVEAALWCGPLAHLPRRATLLGKEGPPVNAYGREGHPSHPSEREAARQHGGGEAARQTVHQLGGSGMAEAAVGPVRRFLYDPDPAVVRAHLVAELGAELDATLADPSIAYLYADTATVTPFARCLEVTDVLPFSLKRLRALLRERRVGRVEILKRGSALEPEQLRRDLRLTGDQPASLVLTRVAGAPTTLLCRPVT comes from the coding sequence GTGGATCTGGAACAGCTCGCCGCGCTGCGTACCCCCGAGGGGTCGGCGGCACTGGCCACGGCCGCGCGACTGGCCGGCGGTGACCCGCTGCGCGCGGCGGGTGCGCTGCGGGCCACCGGCGTACCCGCCGGGTTGGCCGCCGCCGCGCTGACCCAGGCGGAGCTGCGCCGCCGGGCGGTCGGCAAGTTCGGCCCGGTCGCCGCCGGGATGTTCTTCACCCGGGCCGGTCTGGAGCAGGCCACCCGGTCGGTAGTCGCCCGACGACGGGCCGAACGGTTACGGGCCGTCGGGGTGGACACCCTGGCCGATCTGGGGTGCGGCCTCGGTGCCGACGCGCTCGCCGCCGCCCGTGCCGGCATCCGGGTGTACGGCGTGGAGGCCGACCCGCTCACCGCCGCGCTGGCCGCCGCCAACGCCGAGGCCGCCGGGCTGGCCGACCTGTTCACCGTGACCTGCGGCGACGCCACCGCCTTCGACGTGTCCGGGGTGGACGCGGTCTTCTGCGACCCGGCCCGTCGGCGGGCCGGCACCGGCCGACGGATCTTCGACCCGAACTCCTACTCGCCGCCCTGGGACTTCGTCACCGGTCTGGCGCACCGGGTGCCGAACACGGTGGTCAAGGTGGCCCCCGGCCTCGACCACGCGCTGATCCCGGCCGACGCGGAGGCGGAGTGGGTGAGCGTCGACGGCGACCTGGTCGAGGCCGCCCTCTGGTGTGGCCCGCTGGCCCACCTCCCCCGCCGCGCCACCCTGCTGGGTAAGGAAGGGCCCCCTGTTAACGCATACGGTCGAGAAGGGCACCCTTCTCACCCCAGCGAGCGCGAGGCCGCGCGGCAGCACGGCGGGGGCGAGGCCGCGCGGCAGACGGTGCACCAGTTGGGCGGTAGCGGCATGGCGGAGGCGGCGGTCGGGCCGGTACGGCGGTTCCTCTACGACCCGGACCCGGCGGTGGTCCGCGCCCACCTGGTCGCCGAACTCGGCGCCGAACTGGATGCCACGCTGGCTGACCCGAGCATCGCCTACCTGTACGCCGACACCGCCACGGTGACCCCGTTCGCCCGCTGCCTGGAGGTGACCGACGTGCTGCCGTTCTCGTTGAAACGGCTGCGTGCGCTGCTGCGGGAGCGACGGGTCGGCCGGGTGGAGATCCTGAAGCGTGGTTCCGCGTTGGAGCCGGAGCAGCTCCGCCGCGATCTGCGGCTCACCGGGGACCAGCCGGCGAGCCTGGTGTTGACCCGGGTGGCAGGTGCCCCGACCACCCTGTTGTGCCGCCCAGTGACCTGA
- the groES gene encoding co-chaperone GroES encodes MPVTTATKVAIKPLEDRIVVQANEAETTTASGIVIPDTAKEKPQEGVVRAVGPGRVDDSGNRIPVDVQVGDTVLYSKYGGTEVKYAGEEYLVLSARDVLAVIEK; translated from the coding sequence ATGCCCGTGACTACCGCGACCAAGGTTGCGATCAAGCCGCTCGAGGACCGCATCGTGGTCCAGGCGAACGAGGCCGAGACCACGACGGCGTCCGGCATCGTGATCCCCGACACCGCCAAGGAGAAGCCCCAGGAGGGCGTCGTCCGGGCCGTCGGCCCGGGCCGGGTCGACGACAGCGGCAACCGGATCCCGGTTGACGTGCAGGTCGGCGACACCGTCCTCTACTCCAAGTACGGCGGCACCGAGGTCAAGTACGCCGGCGAGGAGTACCTGGTGCTCTCCGCCCGCGACGTCCTCGCGGTCATCGAGAAGTAA
- the groL gene encoding chaperonin GroEL (60 kDa chaperone family; promotes refolding of misfolded polypeptides especially under stressful conditions; forms two stacked rings of heptamers to form a barrel-shaped 14mer; ends can be capped by GroES; misfolded proteins enter the barrel where they are refolded when GroES binds): MAKILSFSDDARHLLEHGVNALADAVKVTLGPRGRNVVLDKKFGAPTITNDGVTIAKEIELTNPYENLGAQLVKEVATKTNDVAGDGTTTATVLAQAMIREGLRNVTAGANPIGLKRGVDAAAQKVSEALLERAVEVDDKKSIAHVATISAQDSTIGELIAEAMERVGRDGVITVEEGSALHTELDVTEGLQFDKGFISPNFVTDAESQESVLEDAYILITTQKISAIEELLPLLEKVLSDSKPLLIIAEDVDGQALSTLVVNAIRKTVKVCAVKAPGFGDRRKAMLQDLAIATGAELVAPELGYKLDQVGLEALGSARRIVVDKETTTIVDGGGQSSEVSDRVAQIRKEIEASDSDWDREKLGERLAKLSGGIAVIKVGAATEVEMKERKHRIEDAIAATKAAVEEGTVPGGGAALAQILPVLDDDLGFTGDEKVGVSIVRKSLVEPLRWIAQNAGQDGYVVVQKVVGEKWGQGLDAANGSYVDLAKSGIIDPVKVTRNAVTNAASIAGLLLTTESLVVEKPEKAEPAAAGGHGHSHGHGHQHGPGF, from the coding sequence ATGGCGAAGATCCTGAGCTTCTCGGACGACGCCCGACACCTGCTGGAGCACGGTGTCAACGCCCTCGCTGACGCGGTCAAGGTCACTCTCGGCCCGCGCGGGCGCAACGTCGTCCTGGACAAGAAATTCGGTGCGCCGACGATCACCAACGATGGTGTGACCATCGCCAAGGAGATCGAGCTCACCAACCCGTACGAGAACCTGGGCGCGCAGCTGGTCAAGGAGGTGGCGACCAAGACCAACGACGTCGCCGGCGACGGGACCACCACCGCGACCGTGCTGGCGCAGGCGATGATCCGCGAGGGTCTGCGCAACGTGACCGCCGGGGCCAACCCGATCGGGCTCAAGCGTGGCGTCGACGCTGCCGCCCAGAAGGTCTCCGAGGCGCTGCTGGAGCGTGCCGTGGAGGTCGACGACAAGAAGTCGATCGCGCACGTCGCGACCATCTCCGCGCAGGACTCCACCATCGGTGAGCTGATCGCCGAGGCGATGGAGCGGGTCGGCCGCGACGGTGTCATCACCGTCGAGGAGGGCTCCGCCCTGCACACCGAGCTGGACGTCACCGAGGGGCTCCAGTTCGACAAGGGCTTCATCTCGCCCAACTTCGTCACCGACGCGGAGTCGCAGGAGTCCGTCCTGGAGGACGCGTACATCCTGATCACCACGCAGAAGATCTCCGCGATCGAGGAGCTGCTGCCGCTGCTGGAGAAGGTCCTCTCCGACAGCAAGCCGCTGCTGATCATCGCCGAGGACGTCGACGGGCAGGCGCTCTCCACCCTGGTGGTCAACGCCATCCGCAAGACCGTCAAGGTCTGCGCGGTCAAGGCCCCCGGGTTCGGCGACCGCCGCAAGGCGATGCTCCAGGACCTGGCGATCGCCACCGGTGCCGAGCTGGTCGCCCCCGAGCTGGGCTACAAGCTGGACCAGGTCGGCCTGGAGGCGCTCGGCTCCGCCCGGCGCATCGTGGTCGACAAGGAGACCACCACCATCGTCGATGGTGGCGGCCAGTCCAGCGAGGTCAGCGACCGGGTCGCCCAGATCCGCAAGGAGATCGAGGCCTCGGACTCCGACTGGGACCGGGAGAAGCTGGGCGAGCGGCTGGCGAAGCTCTCCGGCGGTATCGCGGTCATCAAGGTGGGTGCGGCGACCGAGGTCGAGATGAAGGAGCGCAAGCACCGCATCGAGGACGCCATCGCCGCGACCAAGGCCGCGGTCGAGGAGGGTACGGTGCCCGGCGGCGGTGCCGCGCTCGCGCAGATCCTGCCGGTGCTCGACGACGACCTCGGCTTCACCGGTGACGAGAAGGTCGGTGTCTCGATCGTGCGCAAGTCGCTGGTCGAGCCGCTGCGCTGGATCGCGCAGAACGCCGGCCAGGACGGTTACGTCGTGGTGCAGAAGGTCGTCGGCGAGAAGTGGGGCCAGGGTCTCGACGCCGCCAACGGCTCCTACGTCGACCTGGCCAAGTCCGGCATCATCGACCCGGTGAAGGTGACCCGCAACGCGGTGACCAACGCCGCCTCGATCGCCGGGCTGCTGCTGACCACCGAGAGCCTGGTCGTGGAGAAGCCGGAGAAGGCCGAGCCGGCCGCCGCCGGTGGCCACGGCCACTCGCACGGCCACGGCCACCAGCAC
- the ybaK gene encoding Cys-tRNA(Pro) deacylase, producing MAGQGTPATALLTRRRIAHRTHAYRVAPDAPNYGAVVARALGVPPERLFKTLVTEVDGALVVAVVPVTGELSLKALAAAVGGKRAGLAERTVAERATGYVRGGISPLGQRRQLPTVVDSSALTFDTVYVSAGRRGLQLELAPADLVALTGATIAPLG from the coding sequence ATGGCGGGACAGGGCACCCCGGCGACGGCGCTGCTGACCCGGCGGCGGATCGCTCACCGCACCCACGCGTACCGGGTCGCGCCGGATGCGCCGAACTACGGCGCGGTGGTCGCGCGGGCCCTCGGGGTGCCACCGGAGCGCCTGTTCAAGACCCTGGTCACCGAGGTCGACGGCGCGCTGGTGGTGGCGGTCGTACCGGTCACCGGCGAGCTGAGCCTCAAGGCCCTCGCGGCGGCGGTGGGCGGCAAGCGGGCCGGGCTGGCCGAGCGTACGGTCGCCGAGCGGGCCACCGGTTACGTGCGTGGCGGGATCAGTCCGCTCGGCCAACGCAGGCAGCTGCCCACGGTGGTGGACTCCTCCGCGCTGACCTTCGACACGGTCTACGTCAGTGCCGGCCGGCGCGGGCTGCAACTCGAACTCGCCCCCGCCGACCTGGTCGCCCTCACCGGGGCCACCATCGCCCCGCTCGGCTGA